The following are from one region of the Corylus avellana chromosome ca1, CavTom2PMs-1.0 genome:
- the LOC132169230 gene encoding germin-like protein subfamily 1 member 7: MWFGSRPTSTEGKTLSATNTYDPAPLQDFCVAGSTSTDAVFVNGKFCKDPKLVNANDFFFQGLNIPRSTANQQGSNVTLLTVDQIQGLNTLGVSLARIDFAPNGLNPPHIHPHATEIFVVVKGTLYVGFVTSNPNNHFFTKVLNSGDVFVFPIGLIHFQYNVGSTDALAFSGLGSQNPGRISIADAIFGSNPLVNADVLTKAFQLDKNVVNYLQKQFSSNNI; encoded by the exons ATGTGGTTCGGCAGTAGGCCTACATCCACGGAG ggaaaaacCTTGTCGGCAACCAACACCTATGACCCTGCTCCTCTGCAAGACTTTTGTGTTGCAGGTAGCACTTCCACTGATGCTG TATTTGTGAATGGAAAGTTCTGCAAGGACCCAAAGCTTGTCAATGCCAATGATTTCTTCTTCCAAGGGCTAAACATTCCAAGAAGCACTGCAAATCAACAAGGGTCGAATGTCACTCTTTTGACCGTGGACCAAATACAAGGCCTTAATACATTAGGCGTATCCTTGGCTCGCATTGACTTTGCACCAAATGGCCTAAATCCTCCCCACATTCACCCTCATGCCACTGAGATTTTTGTAGTCGTAAAGGGTACCTTGTATGTTGGCTTTGTCACATCTAACCCTAATAACCATTTCTTCACGAAGGTTTTAAATTCCGGAGACGTCTTCGTATTTCCAATTGGCCTCATTCACTTTCAGTACAATGTAGGAAGTACCGATGCTCTTGCATTTTCCGGTCTCGGTAGCCAGAATCCAGGGCGCATTAGCATAGCAGACGCAATATTTGGATCTAATCCTCTCGTCAATGCTGACGTTCTCACCAAAGCCTTCCAATTGGACAAGAATGTGGTTAACTATCTTCAAAAACAGTTTTCTTCCAACAACATTTAG
- the LOC132167418 gene encoding germin-like protein subfamily 1 member 13, with translation MKGFPNYLVALALMALACSIASAYDPAPLQDFCVALNTTADAVFVNGKFCKDPKLVTANDFFFPGLNTPRSTASQLGSNVTLLDVSKIPGLNTLGVSLARIDFAPYGLNPPHTHPRAIEILVVVEGTLYVGFVTSNPDNRLITKTLYPGDVFVFPIGLIHFQFNVGNTNAVSFSGLGSQNPGLIVIAKNVFGANPPINPDVLIKAFQLEKNVVDELQKKFAA, from the exons ATGAAAGGGTTTCCTAATTACCTTGTAGCATTGGCACTCATGGCTTTGGCATGCTCCATTGCCTCTGCCTATGACCCTGCTCCTCTGCAAGACTTTTGTGTTGCACTTAACACTACAGCTGATGCTG TATTTGTGAATGGAAAGTTCTGCAAGGACCCAAAGCTTGTCACTGCCAACGATTTCTTCTTTCCGGGGTTAAACACTCCTAGAAGCACCGCAAGTCAACTCGGGTCGAATGTCACTCTTTTGGACGTGTCCAAAATACCTGGCCTCAACACACTAGGCGTATCCCTAGCCCGCATAGACTTTGCACCATACGGCCTAAATCCACCTCACACTCACCCTCGTGCCATTGAGATTCTAGTAGTCGTAGAGGGTACTCTATACGTTGGCTTTGTGACATCCAACCCGGATAATCGCCTCATCACCAAAACTCTATACCCGGGAGACGTCTTTGTCTTCCCAATTGGTCTCATTCACTTTCAGTTTAATGTTGGAAACACGAATGCTGTATCTTTCTCTGGTCTCGGCAGCCAGAATCCTGGGCTCATCGTCATAGCAAAGAATGTTTTTGGAGCCAATCCTCCTATCAATCCAGATGTTCTCATCAAGGCCTTCCAATTAGAGAAGAATGTGGTTGACGAACTTCAGAAAAAGTTTGCAGCATAA